One Leishmania infantum JPCM5 genome chromosome 17 DNA window includes the following coding sequences:
- a CDS encoding putative polo-like protein kinase, which produces MERLQRVGVRTGPTFADAPASTSELPKPTFQPGSSIYEMDSSGRLHRFQCGRVLGRGGFAKCYEVSDETGTYALKAVNRASLEKPKTLQKLHSEISIHRRMKHKHVVEFLRTFRDRYYVYMLLEKCDHGTLMDLLKVRRFSVAETQYVMLQCLSALQYMHSECVIHRDLKPGNIMLDRELNVKIGDFGLAAELQYDGERKRTICGTPNYIAPEIIDHKSHGHSYEVDTWSLGVILYTLLVGQPPFQMEDVESTYKRIRQCRYDFPASVPDNARDLITQILQSSPAHRPTLMDIRQHSFFSSSPPPPLTPPASFASFGLPVPGAAAPATTATASAAAATTITRSARRGPAVDMHHPPPAPYGKELLGAPAQREVLRPINANVPPPPGAPTSPRHLANLRQQQQPTPAPTLPGTCARARSDTPRSAPATAAVPLSGRCPASSPQQLRNDDNADEDEKQQLTALHDRLHQTLCGDAAADDAADNEAPPPPVWVTQCADFSSKYGMAYRLSTGQTGAHFNDSTKIVWEPITDRVEYYARVKIEMPARDGGTGLFAKDERHVFSMHSYPPELEKKVTLTKYFKTYLGRVQSSPDRVPVVACSPFLPAAPPRCTDPHTSSDFVYVKRWLRVDGALVFRLSNKTVQVCFEDGAEIILSSEWRVVTYTTPSGRRRTMPLNSVATEWEEAAERLRNTKSVLYQVIRDHCL; this is translated from the coding sequence atggagcgcctgcagcgcgtcggtGTCCGCACCGGCCCCACCTTCGCCGACGCACCCGCGTCCACGTCGGAGCTACCGAAGCCGACGTTCCAGCCTGGCAGCAGTATCTACGAGATGGACTCCAGCGGCAGGCTGCATCGCTTCCAGTGCGGTCGCGTgctcggccgcggcggcttcgcCAAGTGCTACGAGGTGTCGGACGAGACTGGCACCTACGCGCTCAAGGCCGTTAATCGTGCGTCGCTGGAGAAGCCCAAGAcgctgcagaagctgcaCAGTGAAATCAGCATCCACCGCCGCATGAAGCACAAGCACGTCGTCGAGTTCCTTCGCACGTTCCGCGACCGCTACTACGTGTACATGCTCTTGGAGAAGTGTGACCACGGGACGCTGATGGACCTACTCAAAGTGCGCCGTTTCAGCGTGGCGGAGACACAGTACGTGATGCTGCAGTGCctgtcggcgctgcagtACATGCACAGTGAGTGCGTCATCCACCGCGACCTGAAGCCCGGCAACATTATGCTGGACAGAGAGCTCAACGTCAAGATCGGCGACTTCGGCCTcgccgcggagctgcagTACGACGGCGAGCGCAAGCGCACCATTTGTGGAACGCCCAACTACATTGCACCCGAGATCATCGACCACAAGAGCCACGGTCACAGCTACGAGGTGGACACGTGGTCGCTCGGCGTCATCCTCTACACGCTGCTGGTGGGTCAGCCTCCGTTCCAGATGGAGGACGTGGAGTCTACATACAAGCGCATCCGCCAGTGCCGCTACGACTTCCCCGCCAGCGTGCCAGACAACGCGCGCGACCTTATCACCCAGATCCTGCAGAGCAGCCCGGCCCACCGCCCCACGCTGATGGACATCCGCCAGCACTCCTTCTTCtcgtcgtcaccgccgccgccgctgacgccacCGGCATCGTTCGCGTCCTTCGGCCTGCCGGtgcccggcgccgccgcgcccgcgacgacggcgaccgcatcagcagcagcagcaaccacAATCACacgcagcgcacgccgcgGGCCGGCGGTGGACATGCATCAcccaccgccggcgccgtaTGGTAAGGAGCTGTTAGGTGCCCCAGCACAacgcgaggtgctgcggcccaTCAACGCCAacgtgccaccgccgcccggCGCGCCGACATCGCCGCGCCACCTCGCGAACCTcaggcaacagcagcagcccacgccggcgccgacgctccctggcacctgcgcgcgtgcgcgcagcgaCACGCCACGCAGTGCCcctgcgacggcagcggtgccgctctcGGGCCGCTGCCCCGCTTCGtctccgcagcagctccgaaACGATGACAACGCTGACGAGgacgagaagcagcagctgacggcgctgcacgacCGCCTGCACCAGACCCtgtgcggcgacgcggccgccgacgatgctgctgacaacgaggcgccgccgccgccggtgtgGGTTAcgcagtgcgccgacttCTCGTCCAAGTACGGCATGGCGTACCGCCTCAGCACCGGCCAAACCGGCGCGCACTTCAACGACTCCACCAAAATCGTGTGGGAGCCCATCACGGACCGTGTGGAGTATTACGCGCGCGTCAAGATTGAGATGCCggcgcgcgacggcggcaccggtcTCTTTGCGAAGGACGAGCGGCACGTGTTCAGCATGCACAGCTACCCACCGGAGCTGGAGAAAAAGGTGACACTGACCAAGTACTTCAAGACCTACCTCGGCCGCGTGCAGAGCTCGCCGGACAgggtgccggtggtggcgtgcTCACCCTtcctgccggcggcgccgccacgctgcaccgACCCGCACACGTCCAGTGACTTTGTGTACGTGAAGCGCTGGCTGCGCGTGGACGGCGCGCTCGTGTTCCGGCTATCAAACAAGACGGTGCAGGTGTGCttcgaggacggcgccgagATCATCCTGAGCTCGGAGTGGCGCGTGGTGACCTACACGACGCCGtcgggccgccgccgcacgatGCCGCTGAACTCGGTGGCCACGGAGTGggaagaagcggcagagcGGCTGCGAAACACCAAGAGCGTACTGTACCAGGTCATCCGCGACCACTGCCTGTAG